A stretch of Primulina tabacum isolate GXHZ01 chromosome 13, ASM2559414v2, whole genome shotgun sequence DNA encodes these proteins:
- the LOC142523006 gene encoding UDP-galactose transporter 1-like isoform X2, with translation MVEFQCRRHYHQQMDLSAIGAYLVIKVLKLKPLILVEPEDRWRRIFPMSFIFCINIVLGNVSLRYIPVSFMQTIKSFTPATTVVLQWLIWNKYFEWRIWASLIPIVGGILVTSVTELSFNMLGFCAALFGCIATSTKTILAESLLHGYKFDSINTVYYMAPFATMILVVPALLLEGLGVLEWIHTCPSLFSSLIIIFGSGILAFCLNFSIFYVIHSTTAVTFNVAGNLKVAVAVTCSWLIFRNPISVMNAIGCAITLAGCTFYGYVRQKLSLQAPGTPRTPRTPRTPRGKTELVPLVSEKIDDKV, from the exons ATGGTGGAGTTTCAATGTCGCCGTCATTATCACCAACAAATGGATCTTTCAG CAATCGGTGCATACCTGGTAATTAAAGTGCTAAAACTTAAGCCGCTCATTTTGGTCGAACCCGAAGATCGATGGAGGAGGATTTTTCCCATGTCATTTATATTTTGTATCAACATAGTTCTAGGAAACGTGAGCCTGCGGTATATCCCTGTTTCTTTCATGCAAACAATCAAATCTTTCACCCCTGCAACAACAg TTGTCTTGCAGTGGCTGATCTGGAACAAGTATTTCGAATGGAGAATTTGGGCTTCTTTGATTCCTATCGTTGGAGGGATTTTAGTCACATCTGTAACAGAGCTGAGTTTTAATATGCTCGGGTTCTGTGCTGCATTGTTTGGCTGCATCGCTACCTCTACAAAAACGATTCTTGCTGAGTCTCTGTTGCATGGATACAAATTTGACAG CATAAACACAGTGTACTACATGGCGCCATTTGCAACTATGATCTTGGTTGTACCAGCCTTGCTACTGGAAGGTTTGGGGGTTCTAGAATGGATTCATACATGTCCCTCGCTTTTCTCATCTCTCATTATTATTTTCGGGTCGGGGATTCTAGCTTTTTGCCTGAACTTTTCGATCTTTTATGTAATTCACTCCACAACTGCTGTGACATTCAATGTTGCGGGGAACCTAAAG GTTGCGGTTGCTGTCACATGTTCGTGGCTGATCTTCCGGAACCCAATCTCAGTGATGAACGCCATTGGATGTGCTATAACTCTAGCAGGATGTACCTTCTATGGATATGTTAGGCAAAAGCTTTCACTCCAAGCACCCGGAACCCCTCGTACCCCTCGAACACCTCGGACTCCACGAGGGAAAACGGAATTGGTTCCTTTAGTTAGCGAGAAAATAGACGATAAGGTTTGA
- the LOC142523006 gene encoding UDP-galactose transporter 1-like isoform X1, with product MEESVLCQWSVIRSLLAILQWWSFNVAVIITNKWIFQNLDFKFPLTVSCIHFISSAIGAYLVIKVLKLKPLILVEPEDRWRRIFPMSFIFCINIVLGNVSLRYIPVSFMQTIKSFTPATTVVLQWLIWNKYFEWRIWASLIPIVGGILVTSVTELSFNMLGFCAALFGCIATSTKTILAESLLHGYKFDSINTVYYMAPFATMILVVPALLLEGLGVLEWIHTCPSLFSSLIIIFGSGILAFCLNFSIFYVIHSTTAVTFNVAGNLKVAVAVTCSWLIFRNPISVMNAIGCAITLAGCTFYGYVRQKLSLQAPGTPRTPRTPRTPRGKTELVPLVSEKIDDKV from the exons ATGGAGGAGAGTGTTTTGTGTCAGTGGAGTGTGATTCGATCGCTGTTGGCTATTCTTCAATGGTGGAGTTTCAATGTCGCCGTCATTATCACCAACAAATGGATCTTTCAG AATTTGGACTTTAAGTTTCCTTTAACGGTATCATGCATTCACTTTATATCTTCAGCAATCGGTGCATACCTGGTAATTAAAGTGCTAAAACTTAAGCCGCTCATTTTGGTCGAACCCGAAGATCGATGGAGGAGGATTTTTCCCATGTCATTTATATTTTGTATCAACATAGTTCTAGGAAACGTGAGCCTGCGGTATATCCCTGTTTCTTTCATGCAAACAATCAAATCTTTCACCCCTGCAACAACAg TTGTCTTGCAGTGGCTGATCTGGAACAAGTATTTCGAATGGAGAATTTGGGCTTCTTTGATTCCTATCGTTGGAGGGATTTTAGTCACATCTGTAACAGAGCTGAGTTTTAATATGCTCGGGTTCTGTGCTGCATTGTTTGGCTGCATCGCTACCTCTACAAAAACGATTCTTGCTGAGTCTCTGTTGCATGGATACAAATTTGACAG CATAAACACAGTGTACTACATGGCGCCATTTGCAACTATGATCTTGGTTGTACCAGCCTTGCTACTGGAAGGTTTGGGGGTTCTAGAATGGATTCATACATGTCCCTCGCTTTTCTCATCTCTCATTATTATTTTCGGGTCGGGGATTCTAGCTTTTTGCCTGAACTTTTCGATCTTTTATGTAATTCACTCCACAACTGCTGTGACATTCAATGTTGCGGGGAACCTAAAG GTTGCGGTTGCTGTCACATGTTCGTGGCTGATCTTCCGGAACCCAATCTCAGTGATGAACGCCATTGGATGTGCTATAACTCTAGCAGGATGTACCTTCTATGGATATGTTAGGCAAAAGCTTTCACTCCAAGCACCCGGAACCCCTCGTACCCCTCGAACACCTCGGACTCCACGAGGGAAAACGGAATTGGTTCCTTTAGTTAGCGAGAAAATAGACGATAAGGTTTGA